Within the Candidatus Omnitrophota bacterium genome, the region AAAGGCGGGTATTCCCGTTGCAGTTGAATCCAACCGATATCCAGATTCATGCCCAGGGCGGGGCTTTTCACTTCATCCCATAATTTCAAGAAAGCCGTTGCGTCGTGAACGAGCGTGTGCGTATGATTCTCCAGCGTGAATTCCACCCCGTGACTCTGCGCCCGTTCTACGGCTTCCTTGATGGTGCGGACGAAAGTCGTCCATACGGCGTCCCAATCGAAGCCATCGGCGATATCGATATGGTATTTGCGTTGCGCGTCGTTTTTTCCCACGGCGAAGTAGCGCGGCAGATACTCGCGCGGTCCCGATAGTTCCCGCGCCCAGGGCGCCACGATGTTGATGTAGGGTGCGTTCAATTTCGCCGCGATCTTGCATCCTTCTTCGAAGACATCCAGGCTGCGGTTGCGCTTGTCCGCATCCAGGTTGGAGAGGTTTTCCACGGCGGATTGGAAAAGAACGAATTGCGAAACCGCCAGTTTATTCTTTTCCAATTTCTTTTGGATCGTCGATAGCGCCGGTTCCTTCTTCCAGTAATTGTCCAAATCTTCGGGACGCGAGACGATCAATTCGATTCCTTGCAGTCCCAACGCTCCGGCGGCGTCGACCGCTTCGTCCCAAGGCGGACCTTGGCCGATGCCGCGGAAGTTCCAACTCACGCTTCCCAGTTTCATCTCTCCGGGCCGAAAGCCGCTTTGCGCTTTTGGACTCGCCGCGCTTTTCCGGGCGACAGCCGCCGCTGCGCCCGCTAGAGCCGTGGTCTTTACGAAATCGCGGCGGGTAGTTCTCGCATTCTTTTCCATGGGTTTATCCTCCGTTCGCTGTATGAAAAGACGTTTCGATTTTATCATAAGCGATGAGTCGTCGTGACGGTTCTATGCGTTTTTCTTCAAATGCAGGACCGCTTCCAGGTGGTAAGTTTGGGGAAACATATCGAAGGGATGGAGGCTTTCGATGCGATAGCCTTTTTTCATGATCGCCGCCGCGTCCCGCGCCAGGGCGGCGGGGTGGCAGGAGATCATGACGATATCCAACGCTCCCAGTTCCGGCGCTTGTTGGCGAACCTGCGGCGACAATCCCATGCGCGGCGGATTCAGAATCACGGTCTGGAAAGATGCCTTGCTCTTCTCCAGAAAATGCTCCATGGTTTCATGCTCGATGCGGATGCGTCCGCCGCCTTGGTTCAGCTTTTTGCCGCGCACCGCATCGGCGGCGGAGGAAGCGTCCGCTTCCACGCCGGTGACGGATGCGAAGCGCTCCGTCAGGCGCCGGGTGAGCAGCCCCGCGCCGCAGTAGCCGTCCAGCGCCGTCTCCGATCCTGCGAAGGGTAGATTTAAGACATGCCGATAGAGTTGCTCGCGGGCGGCGTCGTTGACTTGCAAAAAAGATTCGACGCTGGCGGCGGTTTCCTTACCCTCTTCTTTCCTTAAAAAACGCCGCCGTCTTCCCGTTCCAATGGCGGCGATGATGAATTCCGCCAGTTCTTCCAGTTCGGTGGAGAGTTCTTCCGCCAGAGTCTCTCCCGCCGTTCTCGACGCCTTCGTCTCCAACAATTGGAGCGACATTTGTTCGCCCATAATCCGAAATACTAATTGCGAACCGTTCTCTTCGCCGCGGCGTGGAATTTTCAATTCCAATGGGACTTGATTTAAAATGGCTAACACTGGCGCCAGCGCCTGGCGGATTTTAGGGTGCGCGATGTAACAATCCTCGATCGTTACGAACTGAGCGGGCGCTTGCGCTTGATGGAATGCGTATTGGATTTCCTTGTCGGGCCGACGCAAGGGTACGTTGATTTTATTGCGATATTCCCATGGCTGTGAAGCCGCGACCGGCGCGGGATCGATTTCGATATGTCCGATCCGCCGAAAGGTCTCTTGCAGCCAATCCCGCTTCAAGCGCAATTGTTCTTCATACTCGATGTGTTGAAGCTGGCAGCCGCCGCATTTTCCGTAATAGGGACATCGCGGCTCCGCGCGGCGGGGATGGATTCTCACGCCTATACGGCGGATGGGCGCCGCCCGGTCGTAATTCTTACGGCTTTCCGTAATTTGAATTTCCCACTGCTCGCCCGGCAGCGTATAGGGAACGAAAACGGTTTTTCCTTCGATGCGTCCGATTCCTTCCCCTTGGGTGGATAAGGCATCAATCTCTAAAGTATTTGCGCTCATCAAGGGCTCTTTTCAAAATTTTGCATAATTTTTTAATTATAACTGGAAAATTACGTGAAATTTATGATAATGTTAGGTTGATGTTAGAATCACTAATCCAAATGACGGTATGAAATGCCATTCAAAGGAGGAACAAAGCATGAAAAAGTATTTAACGATCATCGTATGCCTGTGCGCCGCCGGTTTTGCAGGGGCGCAAGAAGCAAAGCAGGTGGATATTACCAGCTTTGAAGGGGAAACAGAATGGGCGTATAGCGGCGGCTCGATTGTAGAGTCCTACGTGGATACTATGCCGTTTTTCGTTCATGCGGATGTGACCGCCAAAGACGGGGAGAAAGCCCTGTATGTATCCTATGATAATTCCGGCGGCGTCTGGCAGTGGGCGCAGCTCAACTTCGCCGACGGCGCGCTCGACCTGACGGGCATGAGAGAAATCCACATGTGGGTCTATTTTCTTCCTGATTCCGTGGGCGATCTTACGATACGCTGCGATATTGGGGGCGGATCGTTGGGAACCCAAACGGTTCCAGCCGCCGGGGAATGGACCGAGTTGGTTTGGCCAATCGACCGCCTCACGTCGGATACTCGGATCGCCAGTGCGGGCAGCATCGGCGGCTTCATCGCCCCCGGTTCCGAAGGCGCTTATGGCGAAATCTATATCGATAAGATTTTCGCCGTTCGTCCCGCCGGCATTCCCGAAGTGGAAACGGTTCTAGTCTACGGCTTCAATGAAGAAAATCCTGATACGGCGGCGCCGATGGGTTGGGAAAAAGCCAACGCCGAATATTGCTTGCTCGGCCAAGGGGATGTCGATCCGTCGGAAGGTTCGAATTATATGGAAATTCCTCTAGCCGCCAATTATATTCAATCTTTCCGCACCACGAATGCGAAAGCCGATTTCGACCGCTGGGGGGAAGTGCTTGAAATCATGATCGACGCGCGCGTCAGCGCCGAGTATTCGGGGGGGTGGGTTCAATCCGACCTCATTATCCAATCCGGCGCGACCGACGCCGATGGCAACGCCGTTACGGAAGGCGTGGACGATTGGGACGGCCAAGGGAAAGAAATCGGTTTTTCCGATAACCGGAACGATTGGAAAACTCTTCTCTGGAGCGTGGATATGAGCAAGCACAAAGCCGTTTTCGAATACGAAAACAGCTGGCTTACTATCTCCTTCACCACGAACAACGACGCCTCCCAGGCGGGCGCCCGCGTCTTTTACGACAATTTCCGGGTGTCGGTTCCTATTATCGTCAATATTTCCAATTGGAGTCTCTATTAACCTCTTTCCCTGAATAAAGTACGAATGCGGGGGACGCGAATCATTGCGTCCCCCGTTCTATTTCTACAGCGAAGATTTTCGGCGTTATGCGGACGAATCTCTCGCGTTCGTATATTGGTTTAGAAAAGAGCGATTATAATAACGAAATTAGAAAAAATACGATATGGAGCATTGAATGATCGATTTTATTATTTCCGATCCGCAAGAAGGCGTGGCTTATTTTTGCATGTTGATTCTCGCTATATCGATTCATGAAATGGCGCACGCCTGGATGGCTTACCGGTGCGGGGACGATACGGCGGCGCTGATGGGGCGATTGACGCCCAATCCCGTCGCTCATTTCGATCCTATGGGTTTCACTTTTATCCTACTCGGCCCCATTGGTTGGGGAAAGCCGGTGCCCTTCAATCCCGCCCGATTGAAAAACGTCAGCCGCGATTCCATGTTGATCGCCTTGGCTGGTCCGCTCAGCAACTTCATCCAGGCTGTCTTTCTCGCCCTGTTGTTTCGCATCGTTCATTGGGGGATTGCGGAAAAATTCTTTTTGGGATTCCGTTCGGGAGAAGCCATGCTGGACGCTTGCGACTTGGTTTTCACGGCGGGCGTCGGCTGCAACCTGATGCTGGCGTTTTTTAACCTGATCCCGCTATTTCCGTTGGATGGGGAAAAAATCCTCGCCTGGTTTCTTCCCCGCGAACTGGCGATCAAGTTGGAAGAATTTCAATCCCACGGTCCTATTGTTTTGTTCTTGCTGTTGGCGTCGGGTTTTCTCTTCGGGTTGCCTATTCTTACCTGGTATCTTGAAATCGTTACAACGCCGGTCAGCTATCTATTGATCGGCTATTCCATTTGGGGATAGACGGCGGCAAAATACAGTAGGGAGACAAATAACGTTCTTAAACAAGACGGACGAACGATTGGAGGCTGCAAGCCAATGCCATTGCCGAAATTGAAAGAAAAATTCACTTATCGGGATTATTGCGCTTGGCCGGACGAAGAGCGTTGGGAATTGATTGACGGATTCCCTTATGATATGACTCCTGCGCCGTTCATCAATCACCAAATCCTTGTGGGCAATTTTTTATTTATTATTAGCAATGCGTTGAAAAAT harbors:
- a CDS encoding site-2 protease family protein — encoded protein: MIDFIISDPQEGVAYFCMLILAISIHEMAHAWMAYRCGDDTAALMGRLTPNPVAHFDPMGFTFILLGPIGWGKPVPFNPARLKNVSRDSMLIALAGPLSNFIQAVFLALLFRIVHWGIAEKFFLGFRSGEAMLDACDLVFTAGVGCNLMLAFFNLIPLFPLDGEKILAWFLPRELAIKLEEFQSHGPIVLFLLLASGFLFGLPILTWYLEIVTTPVSYLLIGYSIWG
- a CDS encoding sugar phosphate isomerase/epimerase → MEKNARTTRRDFVKTTALAGAAAAVARKSAASPKAQSGFRPGEMKLGSVSWNFRGIGQGPPWDEAVDAAGALGLQGIELIVSRPEDLDNYWKKEPALSTIQKKLEKNKLAVSQFVLFQSAVENLSNLDADKRNRSLDVFEEGCKIAAKLNAPYINIVAPWARELSGPREYLPRYFAVGKNDAQRKYHIDIADGFDWDAVWTTFVRTIKEAVERAQSHGVEFTLENHTHTLVHDATAFLKLWDEVKSPALGMNLDIGWIQLQREYPPFAIHKVKHHLRHVHIRDIDAQGLIFVGIGEGVMDYPGVVEALKKIGYTGFLSFEQDGVPDMNATIRNGKAILEKLIGS
- the rlmD gene encoding 23S rRNA (uracil(1939)-C(5))-methyltransferase RlmD gives rise to the protein MSANTLEIDALSTQGEGIGRIEGKTVFVPYTLPGEQWEIQITESRKNYDRAAPIRRIGVRIHPRRAEPRCPYYGKCGGCQLQHIEYEEQLRLKRDWLQETFRRIGHIEIDPAPVAASQPWEYRNKINVPLRRPDKEIQYAFHQAQAPAQFVTIEDCYIAHPKIRQALAPVLAILNQVPLELKIPRRGEENGSQLVFRIMGEQMSLQLLETKASRTAGETLAEELSTELEELAEFIIAAIGTGRRRRFLRKEEGKETAASVESFLQVNDAAREQLYRHVLNLPFAGSETALDGYCGAGLLTRRLTERFASVTGVEADASSAADAVRGKKLNQGGGRIRIEHETMEHFLEKSKASFQTVILNPPRMGLSPQVRQQAPELGALDIVMISCHPAALARDAAAIMKKGYRIESLHPFDMFPQTYHLEAVLHLKKNA